The genomic stretch TATTCCTAAATGTCTTTCTATTCCTTCTATAATCTGGGAAGCTCCTAACACATGGCATGCAGTTCCTTTACAAACCATAATATGTTTTCTGCCAATAGGATCGAATCTAAATTGAGCATAAAATGTTGCAACCCCATAAACTTCGCTTTCAGGCATGTTTAAGAATTTAGAAACTTCAATTATGGATTCTTCAGATAAATAACCAAAATTAGATTGAATATCCTGTAAAACAGGTATTAATTCTGATTTTTCGCCATTGTATGATGATAATATTTCCTCTAATGTTTTCTCCATTAAATTCCTCCGACAATAATGCCCATAAAGTTGATTTGTAAATTTCTAATTAATTATTTTAAATCAGTATAAAAAGTAGTGATATTTATGGAATTGTACTGTATAAATTTTTGTATTCATATTAATTCAAGGAGTTTAAATTCTTTAATATTGCTATTTTTTAATATTCTCAAAGTATTTGTGATTATTTTCCAATTTTATAATTCGTAATAAATATATTTAATCAAAAACATAAAATAAACAAACATCAATGGAGAGAACCGTCATGCAAAATGAATTTCCGGAACATCATATAAGCATAAGGGAAAGATTTAAAGAATTTGGAAATATTTTAAATGAAATGGGAAAAACAACAGAAGAATCAGGCCCCATAGATAAAAAAACATCCCATTTAATCCAGCTTGCAGCATCAGCAGCTATAAGATCAGAAGGTGCTGTACACAGCCATGCCCGAAGAGCTCTTGAACTGGGGGCATCGCCTGATGAAGTATATCATGCCCTAATTTTAGTTACAAGCACTATAGGATTCCCCACTGTTGCAGCAGCCATTTCATGGGTAGACGACATAGTAGAAGGTTCAGATAAATCAAACACCCCTATGTCCAAAAAATAATAATATTTCCCTATTTTAAATATATTCAATTTCGAAGCCAATTTGAGGAAGAATCATGCCAAAAATGGTTAAAAATATAAAAGCATTGCGAGTAGGCAAAGAAAACTCTGAAATAGATGAAGTAATAAGTAATGATGAAGAAATAAAGGTTATTGTAAATAAAACTGTTATTGGAACTTTTTCAATGAGCCCTACACATCTAAAAGAATTTGCAATAGGATATTTACTTGGAGAAGGATTATTAAGTTCCAAAGAAGATATAACCAAACTTGAAATTGAAGATAACACTATAAAAGTTGAAACCAGCCTTGCTGATTTTGATTTAAGAAGAGAACTGGTAATGAGCTCTGATTGTTTTGGTGGAATGAGAAGTAAAATAGAATTTACAGAAAAAGTCGAA from Methanobacterium sp. encodes the following:
- the nuoE gene encoding NADH-quinone oxidoreductase subunit NuoE — its product is MEKTLEEILSSYNGEKSELIPVLQDIQSNFGYLSEESIIEVSKFLNMPESEVYGVATFYAQFRFDPIGRKHIMVCKGTACHVLGASQIIEGIERHLGINEGEVTFDLEYSLESVGCLGCCALAPCAMINDNVESKIGLKDIKKMFRKSKSPNKDN
- a CDS encoding carboxymuconolactone decarboxylase family protein; the encoded protein is MQNEFPEHHISIRERFKEFGNILNEMGKTTEESGPIDKKTSHLIQLAASAAIRSEGAVHSHARRALELGASPDEVYHALILVTSTIGFPTVAAAISWVDDIVEGSDKSNTPMSKK